In Roseibium salinum, a single genomic region encodes these proteins:
- a CDS encoding ABC transporter substrate-binding protein, with translation MRRYISRLFAGAAALALCVPAASAQELTIFWAEWDPANYLQELVNEYEAETGVVVTVETTPWQDFQTKAFTEFNARGSAYDMIVGDSQWLGAASEGGHYVDLTEFFKKHDLGNVMAPATVKYYAEYPGNSGKFWAIPAEGDAVGWSYRKDWFEDPAEMKAFEAKYGYPLDVPKTWQQLIDIAEFFHRPDENRYGVAIYTDNSYDGLVMGVENALFSYGADLGNYETYEVEGILNSEQAVAALEAYRQLYEYTPPGWSKTFFVENNQAITEGLAAMSMNYFAFFPALVNPASNPHADATGFFANPAGPDGDQFAALGGQGISIVSYSNNIDESYKFLEWFIQDDVQKRWADLGGYTAHAATLESEEFRNATPYNEAFYQTMFKVKDFWAVPEYAELLTAANRRLYPYVVGGEGTAKEALDALAADWVETFKKYGRTE, from the coding sequence ATGAGAAGATATATCAGCCGGCTATTCGCCGGAGCAGCAGCGCTTGCGCTTTGCGTGCCCGCGGCCTCGGCACAGGAACTGACAATTTTTTGGGCGGAGTGGGATCCGGCCAACTACCTGCAGGAACTCGTCAACGAGTATGAAGCCGAAACCGGCGTTGTGGTGACCGTCGAAACCACACCCTGGCAGGACTTTCAGACCAAGGCTTTCACGGAATTCAACGCCCGGGGCTCGGCCTACGACATGATCGTTGGCGACAGCCAGTGGCTGGGCGCGGCATCGGAAGGTGGACACTACGTCGACCTGACGGAGTTCTTCAAGAAGCACGATCTTGGCAATGTAATGGCTCCCGCAACCGTCAAGTACTATGCGGAATACCCGGGCAATTCAGGCAAGTTCTGGGCAATCCCGGCAGAAGGCGATGCCGTCGGCTGGTCGTATCGCAAGGACTGGTTCGAAGATCCGGCCGAGATGAAGGCCTTCGAAGCGAAGTACGGCTATCCGCTTGATGTGCCCAAAACCTGGCAGCAGCTCATTGACATTGCGGAATTTTTCCATCGGCCCGACGAAAACCGTTACGGGGTCGCCATCTATACCGACAATTCCTATGACGGGCTGGTGATGGGCGTCGAGAACGCACTGTTCTCCTATGGCGCTGATCTCGGGAACTACGAGACCTACGAAGTCGAGGGCATCCTCAATTCGGAGCAGGCGGTTGCGGCTCTGGAAGCCTATCGCCAGCTCTATGAGTATACGCCTCCGGGCTGGTCGAAGACGTTCTTCGTTGAAAACAATCAGGCGATTACGGAAGGCCTGGCTGCGATGTCGATGAACTACTTCGCCTTTTTTCCGGCTCTGGTGAATCCGGCATCCAACCCTCATGCGGACGCCACCGGCTTCTTCGCCAATCCGGCAGGTCCGGACGGTGATCAGTTTGCGGCGCTTGGCGGACAGGGCATCTCGATTGTCTCATACTCGAACAATATCGACGAGAGCTACAAGTTCCTCGAATGGTTCATTCAGGACGACGTGCAGAAGCGGTGGGCCGATCTCGGTGGCTACACGGCCCATGCGGCCACTCTCGAAAGCGAAGAGTTCCGCAACGCCACGCCGTATAACGAAGCCTTCTACCAGACGATGTTCAAGGTGAAGGACTTCTGGGCTGTTCCGGAATACGCGGAGTTGCTGACTGCAGCCAACCGGCGCCTTTACCCCTACGTCGTTGGCGGGGAAGGTACGGCGAAGGAAGCCCTCGATGCGCTCGCAGCGGACTGGGTGGAAACCTTCAAGAAATATGGCCGCACCGAGTAG
- a CDS encoding phosphoenolpyruvate hydrolase family protein: MPLIPRKTILNRFKAMIENGEPIIGGGAGTGLSAKSEEAGGIDLIIIYNSGRYRMAGRGSAAGLLAYGNANEIVKEMAVEVLPVVARTPVLAGVNGTDPFILMPRFLAELKAMGFSGVQNFPTVGLFDGTMRQSFEETGMGFGLEVDMIAEAHAQDMLTTPYVFNPDEAIAMAKVGADILVAHMGVTTGGTIGATSAKTLDQCVTEIDAIASAARSVREDMIILCHGGPISMPEDAAYVLRNAERIHGFYGASSAERLPAERAIAEQIRAFKTVTAKG; encoded by the coding sequence ATGCCACTGATACCGCGCAAAACCATCCTCAACCGTTTCAAAGCCATGATCGAGAACGGCGAACCGATCATCGGCGGCGGCGCTGGCACGGGCCTGTCGGCCAAATCGGAAGAAGCTGGCGGAATAGACCTCATTATCATCTACAACTCCGGCCGCTATCGCATGGCCGGACGCGGCTCCGCGGCCGGGTTGCTTGCCTATGGCAATGCCAATGAGATCGTGAAGGAGATGGCGGTCGAAGTCCTGCCCGTGGTGGCAAGGACGCCCGTCCTTGCGGGCGTGAACGGCACCGACCCCTTCATCCTGATGCCCCGTTTCCTGGCCGAGCTGAAGGCCATGGGCTTTTCCGGAGTTCAGAATTTCCCGACAGTTGGCCTTTTCGACGGCACGATGCGGCAAAGTTTCGAGGAAACGGGAATGGGCTTCGGGCTTGAGGTCGACATGATCGCCGAAGCGCATGCCCAGGACATGCTGACGACGCCCTATGTTTTCAATCCGGACGAAGCCATCGCCATGGCCAAGGTAGGCGCGGACATTCTCGTGGCACATATGGGAGTGACCACCGGCGGCACCATCGGCGCGACGTCGGCAAAGACCTTGGATCAGTGCGTCACTGAAATTGACGCCATTGCAAGCGCGGCGCGGTCCGTTCGCGAGGACATGATCATTCTATGTCACGGCGGGCCGATCTCAATGCCTGAAGACGCCGCCTACGTCCTCAGGAACGCCGAGCGCATCCACGGCTTCTACGGCGCCTCGTCGGCCGAGCGTCTGCCGGCAGAGCGCGCTATTGCCGAGCAAATCCGCGCATTCAAGACCGTCACTGCGAAAGGATAA
- a CDS encoding M24 family metallopeptidase — MADVVSDALPYDFRLLDDLMDKAGIDVLLATSKHNVQYLLGGYRFIFFSAMDAIGHSRYLPIVVYVKGAPQKTAYVANKMEGMEHANHPFWTPHFFPVAWGTRDAMARAIEHLKAEGPAAPRIGIEPGFLPLDAARDLEAAFSNAPLVDACGVLERLRAVKSPGELALLKDASERISASMKATISWAREGSTKKQIIDRLRVEESSRGLQFEYCLLTLGASHNRASSDQAWASGEVLSIDSGGNLDGYIGDICRMGVLGEPDAELHDLLAEIETVQQAAFDKVKAGAVAGDLIAAGEAELRKQPNASCTDFFAHGMGVITHEAPFLMTNHPVAYQGIDRDSPLKAGMVLSVETTMLHPTRGFIKLEDTLAVTENGYELYGSDGRGWNRGGE, encoded by the coding sequence ATGGCAGATGTAGTCTCCGATGCGCTGCCATATGACTTCCGTCTCCTCGACGATCTCATGGACAAGGCAGGGATCGACGTTCTGCTGGCGACCTCCAAGCACAACGTTCAGTATCTCCTGGGCGGTTATCGCTTCATCTTCTTTTCCGCGATGGATGCGATCGGCCACAGCCGCTACCTACCTATCGTCGTCTATGTGAAGGGCGCGCCGCAAAAGACGGCCTATGTCGCCAACAAGATGGAAGGGATGGAACATGCCAATCATCCCTTCTGGACACCGCATTTCTTCCCGGTTGCATGGGGAACGCGTGACGCAATGGCACGGGCGATTGAACACCTGAAAGCAGAAGGTCCTGCCGCGCCGCGCATTGGGATCGAGCCCGGATTTCTTCCGCTGGATGCGGCGAGAGACCTCGAAGCCGCCTTTTCGAACGCTCCGCTTGTCGATGCCTGCGGGGTTCTGGAACGGCTGCGCGCGGTGAAGTCGCCCGGCGAGCTGGCATTGCTGAAGGATGCTTCCGAACGCATCAGCGCGTCCATGAAGGCGACCATTTCCTGGGCCCGTGAAGGATCCACGAAAAAGCAGATAATCGACCGCCTTCGCGTCGAGGAATCGTCCCGGGGACTGCAGTTCGAATACTGCCTGCTGACATTGGGTGCGTCCCACAATCGCGCATCCTCCGATCAGGCATGGGCATCGGGAGAGGTCCTGTCGATCGACTCGGGCGGAAATCTCGACGGGTATATCGGTGACATCTGCCGCATGGGCGTTCTGGGCGAGCCCGACGCGGAACTGCACGATTTGCTCGCAGAGATCGAAACGGTGCAACAGGCCGCTTTCGACAAGGTGAAGGCGGGCGCCGTCGCAGGCGACCTCATTGCGGCCGGTGAGGCCGAACTCCGGAAGCAACCGAATGCGTCCTGCACCGATTTCTTCGCGCACGGCATGGGCGTCATCACCCACGAAGCACCTTTCCTGATGACCAACCATCCCGTCGCGTATCAGGGCATCGATCGCGATAGTCCGCTGAAGGCCGGCATGGTCCTGTCGGTGGAGACGACGATGCTCCATCCAACGCGCGGATTCATCAAGCTGGAAGACACCCTCGCCGTCACGGAAAACGGCTACGAGCTCTACGGAAGTGACGGCCGCGGATGGAACCGCGGAGGGGAATAA
- a CDS encoding carbohydrate ABC transporter permease: MAEIKTKGEVALNRVAIVAVLVALMIMLMPIYWIASTAFKPRSLATTVPPTVVFEPTLTPFAKLFTKRSQLRQPVEEDVYEAAPWWEQLIYDDGEQVVKNRKTGAITSSGYWDRYKNSLIVSIISTFLAVSMGTLTAYGFSRFKVKGEQDWLFFILSTRMLPPVVVAIPMFLMYRTVGLYDTHLGLIILYTAFNLSFAVWIMKGFIDEIPKEYEEAALVDGYTRLQAFFKIVLPEALTGIAATAVFCFIIAWNEYAFALMMTSRNAQTAPPYIPSQVGSGLPDWSVIAAGAFLFLLPVAIFTFLLRNHLLRGMSFGAIRK; the protein is encoded by the coding sequence ATGGCCGAAATCAAAACCAAGGGCGAAGTTGCTCTCAATCGGGTGGCAATCGTCGCGGTATTGGTCGCGCTCATGATCATGCTGATGCCGATCTACTGGATCGCGTCAACCGCCTTCAAACCACGCAGCCTCGCCACCACTGTCCCACCGACGGTGGTGTTCGAGCCCACATTGACGCCGTTCGCCAAGCTTTTCACAAAGCGTTCGCAGCTACGCCAACCGGTCGAGGAAGATGTCTACGAAGCCGCGCCCTGGTGGGAGCAGCTGATCTATGACGACGGCGAACAGGTCGTGAAAAATCGAAAGACCGGAGCGATCACCTCGTCCGGTTACTGGGACCGCTACAAGAACTCACTGATTGTCTCGATTATCTCGACGTTCCTGGCGGTCTCGATGGGCACGCTCACCGCCTACGGATTTTCGCGCTTCAAGGTGAAGGGCGAGCAGGACTGGCTGTTCTTCATTCTCAGTACGAGAATGCTGCCTCCAGTGGTCGTCGCCATTCCGATGTTCCTGATGTACCGAACGGTCGGCCTGTATGACACGCATCTCGGCCTGATCATCCTCTATACCGCCTTCAACCTGTCGTTCGCGGTGTGGATCATGAAGGGGTTCATCGATGAGATTCCCAAGGAATACGAGGAGGCAGCGCTGGTCGACGGCTACACGCGGCTGCAGGCGTTCTTCAAGATCGTGCTTCCGGAAGCCCTGACGGGCATCGCAGCCACGGCCGTGTTCTGCTTCATTATAGCCTGGAACGAATACGCCTTCGCGCTGATGATGACGTCCCGCAATGCGCAGACGGCTCCGCCTTACATCCCGTCGCAGGTAGGCTCCGGCCTTCCCGACTGGAGCGTAATCGCCGCCGGTGCGTTTCTGTTCCTGCTTCCTGTCGCCATCTTCACGTTTCTCCTTCGCAATCACTTGCTGAGGGGCATGTCCTTCGGAGCAATCCGCAAATGA
- a CDS encoding TetR/AcrR family transcriptional regulator, with protein sequence MQVSRQRDQTSKKDLPLKGAAARTHALMVSTATEMMRNGLSPSVSEVAEEAGVARSTAYRYFPTRSDMVRAVVAEALGPILNWEDRLDGGDRVASLYATAFPRLYEHEATFRAALRQSLEVNGADATLGRGHRRQLLVSATRDLDLPEDQATRLIRALSLTFGVEAMVVLKDIWGLSDEEAQKTALWAAQAMIEAARRETTGGNV encoded by the coding sequence ATGCAAGTCTCACGTCAACGCGATCAAACCTCCAAAAAAGATCTTCCGCTCAAGGGAGCGGCGGCCCGCACGCATGCACTGATGGTTTCCACGGCAACCGAAATGATGCGCAATGGCCTGTCGCCGTCGGTCAGTGAAGTGGCTGAAGAGGCCGGTGTCGCTCGCTCGACCGCCTACAGGTATTTTCCGACCAGATCCGACATGGTGCGCGCGGTCGTTGCGGAAGCCCTCGGCCCGATCCTGAACTGGGAAGACCGTCTCGACGGTGGCGACCGTGTCGCCTCCCTGTACGCGACCGCCTTTCCCCGGCTCTACGAGCACGAGGCAACCTTTCGCGCCGCGCTTCGTCAGTCGCTCGAAGTTAATGGGGCGGATGCGACGCTCGGTCGTGGCCATCGCCGGCAATTGCTCGTCAGCGCGACGCGCGATCTGGATCTCCCCGAAGATCAGGCAACGCGCCTGATCCGCGCGCTGTCTCTGACGTTCGGGGTAGAGGCGATGGTGGTTCTCAAGGACATTTGGGGGCTGAGTGACGAAGAGGCACAGAAAACGGCGCTGTGGGCGGCGCAGGCGATGATTGAGGCGGCTCGCCGGGAAACTACAGGGGGCAATGTCTAG
- a CDS encoding carbohydrate ABC transporter permease has product MTELISRLEPDSRAASRGFSDLSIRNLFIIPTIAFLIIFNVFPLLYSLWTSFTDFRASTTAPANWIGLANYRELLSDPFIWRNFTITAKYVLISVTGQVVVGFGLAMLLNRKIPLKGLITTLLLLPMMLSMAVVGLFWKLLYDPSFGIINYFLGLGKFEWLADPDVALYAVALVDIWMWSPFVMLLSLAGLSAVPKHLYEAAEIDRAGPFYTFFRITLPLVAPILMIAIIFRTMEAFKTFDHAYILSSQPTTELIAIRLYKMAFLEWQTGLSSALAYIVLIMVVAITNIYVKYLNKAKAR; this is encoded by the coding sequence GTGACAGAACTAATATCCAGGCTGGAGCCGGACAGCCGCGCTGCATCACGCGGGTTTTCGGACCTCTCGATCCGGAACTTGTTCATCATTCCGACGATTGCGTTCCTGATAATATTCAACGTCTTTCCGCTGCTGTATTCGCTCTGGACATCTTTTACGGATTTCCGTGCTTCCACGACAGCGCCGGCCAATTGGATCGGCCTCGCCAACTATCGGGAGTTACTCAGCGACCCGTTTATCTGGCGAAACTTCACGATCACCGCAAAATACGTCCTGATATCGGTGACGGGCCAGGTGGTAGTGGGCTTCGGCTTGGCGATGCTCCTCAATCGCAAGATCCCGCTCAAAGGGCTGATCACGACACTGCTGTTGCTGCCGATGATGCTCTCCATGGCCGTCGTCGGTCTGTTCTGGAAGCTGCTCTACGATCCGTCCTTCGGAATCATCAATTACTTTCTCGGGCTGGGGAAATTCGAGTGGTTGGCGGACCCGGACGTGGCGCTATATGCCGTCGCGCTTGTCGACATCTGGATGTGGTCGCCATTCGTGATGTTGCTGTCTCTGGCGGGGCTCTCGGCCGTTCCGAAACATCTCTACGAGGCAGCCGAGATCGACAGGGCAGGCCCGTTTTACACATTCTTCCGTATTACGCTGCCGCTGGTCGCGCCGATCCTGATGATCGCGATAATTTTCCGAACCATGGAAGCATTCAAGACATTCGACCACGCCTACATTCTGTCGTCGCAACCGACAACCGAATTGATCGCGATCCGTCTCTACAAGATGGCGTTCCTGGAGTGGCAGACGGGGTTGAGTTCGGCATTAGCCTATATCGTCCTGATCATGGTCGTGGCGATCACCAACATCTACGTGAAGTATCTGAACAAGGCAAAGGCGCGCTGA
- a CDS encoding cupin domain-containing protein: MTDVKDLFKYPQDVNAYGFDWGQLSVTLGPRVNGAKQFSAAVVTVPPGQGHARHNHPGSEEIIYILKGEGEQMVEDEDGTPHTETVRAGCSIFIPDSRFHSTLNTGQTEMQIFVVYSPAGPEELLKELPDFHLIPTGR, from the coding sequence ATGACCGACGTGAAGGATCTTTTCAAATACCCCCAAGACGTCAACGCATACGGTTTCGACTGGGGCCAGCTGTCGGTCACGCTCGGCCCTCGGGTGAACGGTGCCAAACAGTTCTCGGCCGCCGTCGTGACCGTGCCACCCGGCCAGGGACATGCCCGCCACAACCATCCTGGATCCGAGGAGATCATCTACATCCTCAAGGGAGAAGGCGAACAAATGGTCGAGGACGAGGACGGGACGCCACACACCGAGACTGTGCGCGCCGGTTGCTCGATCTTCATTCCGGATAGCCGGTTCCACTCTACTTTGAACACGGGGCAGACCGAAATGCAGATTTTCGTTGTCTATTCACCGGCCGGGCCGGAGGAGTTGCTAAAGGAACTTCCCGATTTTCACCTGATCCCGACGGGACGATGA
- a CDS encoding sugar phosphate isomerase/epimerase family protein, with protein MKTINGPALFLAQFAGDAAPFDSWNSITKWAADCGYKGVQVPSWDGRLIDLAKAAASKDYCDEFKGVAAGNGVEVTELSTHLQGQLVAVHPAYDAAFDGFAAPEVRGNPKARQEWAVKQVKMALDASRNMGIGAMASFSGALAWPYVYPWPQRPVGLIETAFDELAKRWRPILDHADACGVDVCYEIHPGEDLHDGVTFEMFLERLDGHARCNMLYDPSHYVLQCLDYLDHIDIYADRIKMFHVKDAEFNPTGRQGVYSGYQPWVDRAGRFRSLGDGQVDFGSIFSKLTAIDFDGWAVVEWECCLKHPEDGAREGAQFVTDHIIRVTEKAFDDFAGAGTDETANRRMLGIV; from the coding sequence ATGAAGACGATCAATGGACCGGCGCTGTTTCTCGCACAATTTGCCGGCGACGCAGCGCCATTCGATTCCTGGAATTCGATCACCAAATGGGCGGCTGATTGCGGCTACAAGGGCGTCCAGGTTCCGAGTTGGGACGGTCGCCTGATCGACCTTGCGAAGGCTGCGGCCTCGAAGGACTATTGCGACGAGTTCAAAGGCGTGGCAGCCGGGAACGGCGTCGAGGTCACCGAGCTTTCCACGCATCTGCAAGGCCAGCTCGTGGCGGTACACCCCGCCTATGACGCAGCCTTCGACGGTTTCGCGGCACCGGAGGTGCGCGGCAACCCGAAGGCGCGCCAGGAGTGGGCGGTCAAACAGGTGAAGATGGCGCTGGACGCCTCCCGCAACATGGGTATCGGCGCGATGGCGAGCTTTTCCGGTGCGCTCGCTTGGCCCTATGTGTATCCCTGGCCGCAACGGCCGGTCGGGCTGATCGAAACCGCGTTCGACGAGTTGGCAAAACGCTGGCGGCCGATCCTCGATCACGCCGACGCCTGCGGTGTCGATGTCTGCTACGAGATCCATCCGGGCGAGGATCTGCATGACGGTGTGACGTTCGAGATGTTCCTCGAGCGCCTCGACGGACACGCCCGCTGCAACATGCTCTACGATCCGTCGCACTATGTGCTGCAATGCCTGGACTATCTCGACCACATCGACATCTATGCGGATCGCATCAAGATGTTCCACGTCAAGGACGCGGAATTCAACCCGACCGGCCGCCAAGGCGTCTATTCCGGCTATCAACCCTGGGTCGACCGTGCGGGACGTTTCCGCTCACTCGGCGACGGACAGGTCGACTTTGGTTCGATCTTCTCGAAACTAACCGCCATCGATTTCGATGGCTGGGCCGTGGTCGAGTGGGAATGCTGCCTGAAACATCCGGAAGACGGCGCGCGCGAGGGCGCGCAGTTCGTCACCGACCACATCATCCGGGTGACTGAAAAGGCCTTCGACGATTTCGCCGGCGCCGGCACGGACGAGACCGCCAACCGGCGTATGCTCGGCATAGTCTGA
- a CDS encoding DJ-1/PfpI family protein, translated as MHGKKILMLIGEYSEEYEIFVVQQALEAVGHTVDIICPETKRGDRVTTSVHDFGPGVMTWTEHIGHAIEVTQDFDTTKTDSYDSVYIAGGRGPEYIRTYERVREIVREFHRDDKPIAAICHGVQVLVAVPEVIRGKRVAGLFTTRPEVELTGATYVPIGGKDALRDGNLVTAEGWTALAAFIREYLGVLGTEIIHHPIGQPARASAAE; from the coding sequence ATGCATGGCAAGAAAATACTGATGCTGATCGGCGAATACTCGGAGGAGTATGAAATTTTCGTCGTCCAGCAAGCGCTGGAGGCTGTCGGTCATACCGTCGATATCATCTGCCCGGAAACGAAGAGGGGCGACCGAGTGACGACCTCGGTTCACGACTTCGGTCCCGGTGTGATGACATGGACCGAGCATATCGGCCATGCGATCGAGGTGACCCAGGACTTCGACACGACGAAGACCGATAGCTACGACTCGGTTTACATCGCCGGCGGACGGGGTCCGGAATACATCCGCACCTATGAGCGCGTTCGCGAGATCGTCCGCGAATTCCACCGCGACGACAAGCCGATCGCCGCGATTTGCCATGGGGTCCAGGTGCTGGTTGCAGTGCCTGAAGTGATCCGGGGCAAGCGTGTCGCGGGGCTGTTCACCACACGTCCTGAAGTCGAACTGACCGGGGCAACCTACGTTCCCATTGGCGGAAAGGACGCCTTGCGCGACGGCAATCTGGTGACCGCCGAGGGGTGGACGGCCCTGGCCGCCTTCATCCGCGAATATCTTGGCGTACTCGGTACGGAGATCATCCATCACCCGATCGGTCAACCGGCAAGGGCTTCGGCCGCGGAGTAG
- a CDS encoding Tm-1-like ATP-binding domain-containing protein, translating into MRVIHVVGTADTKGEELAYLRDLITAGGQQAVIVDLGTRAPTIEVDVSAHDVASCHPEGEGVVLGGDDRGTAVAAMGTAFSLWCRRNADNISGVISVGGGGGTSMACSGMRELPYGIPKFMVSTLASADTAPYVGTSDIVMVPSITDVAGLNRLSRVILSNAAHALLGVVTAPRPAAAEDKTAIGLTMFGVTTTCVNAITDRLRDRFDCLVFHATGIGGRSMERLLEQGFTSGIVDITTTEIADLLFGGVLAADHDRLDVIARTGAPWVGSVGALDMVNFWAPDTIPAHYRDRKFYEHNPNITLMRTTAQENARMGRWIGEKLNACHGPVRLLIPENGISALDIEGGAFWDPEVDAALFDALRETIEDDNRLVFLPYHINDPAFAAAVADTFEELMEPRCH; encoded by the coding sequence TTGCGTGTGATTCATGTTGTCGGCACGGCTGACACCAAGGGTGAGGAACTCGCCTATTTGCGCGATCTGATCACGGCCGGGGGCCAGCAGGCAGTGATTGTCGACCTGGGCACGCGCGCGCCGACAATCGAGGTCGATGTTTCGGCGCATGACGTTGCATCGTGCCACCCGGAGGGGGAAGGCGTTGTGCTTGGCGGAGACGACCGCGGGACCGCGGTTGCGGCCATGGGGACGGCTTTCTCGCTCTGGTGCCGCCGGAACGCGGACAATATCTCCGGAGTGATCTCGGTCGGCGGTGGCGGTGGTACCTCCATGGCCTGTTCGGGAATGCGCGAACTTCCCTACGGCATCCCGAAATTCATGGTTTCCACGCTAGCCTCCGCGGACACAGCGCCATATGTCGGCACGTCCGACATCGTTATGGTGCCGTCGATTACCGATGTTGCCGGACTGAACAGGCTGAGCCGTGTCATCCTTTCGAATGCCGCTCATGCCCTGCTCGGAGTGGTCACGGCACCGCGTCCTGCGGCGGCCGAGGACAAGACAGCCATCGGGCTGACCATGTTCGGCGTGACAACCACGTGCGTGAACGCCATCACCGACAGATTGCGCGACCGCTTCGACTGCCTCGTGTTTCACGCGACGGGGATCGGCGGGAGATCCATGGAACGCCTGCTGGAGCAGGGCTTCACATCCGGCATTGTCGACATCACGACCACGGAAATCGCGGACCTCCTTTTCGGTGGTGTTCTCGCGGCCGACCATGACCGGCTGGATGTCATCGCGCGCACCGGCGCGCCATGGGTCGGGTCGGTCGGGGCGCTGGACATGGTGAACTTCTGGGCTCCAGACACCATTCCCGCCCACTATCGGGACAGAAAATTCTACGAACACAATCCGAACATCACCCTGATGCGGACAACCGCGCAGGAAAACGCCAGGATGGGTCGATGGATCGGTGAAAAGCTGAACGCCTGCCACGGCCCCGTGCGGCTCCTGATACCGGAGAACGGCATCTCCGCGCTCGATATCGAGGGCGGTGCGTTCTGGGATCCGGAGGTCGATGCCGCCCTTTTCGACGCATTGCGGGAAACCATCGAAGACGACAACCGGCTGGTTTTCCTGCCTTACCACATCAATGACCCGGCCTTCGCCGCGGCTGTTGCCGACACTTTTGAAGAACTTATGGAGCCCCGATGCCACTGA